TAACAATATAGGTAAGATTGTTTTACTTATGAACGTACTTCTAcggaaaaaaatggaattttGGTACCAAATACCTTATATTTGGCTGCTGTGATCtgtgtttttcaaaatatttcactCATGGCCTTAGGTTTTTTTCTTGTCCTACAAAGAAAGTTACCGTCACATCCTAGCTGCTATTTACCAAATACTACACGGTGTGCATTCAATTTAAGGTAAATTAGGCCaacaacattatttaataactttaatttcTAGTAAtagttagtaaaaaaacaatacacgAATAAGCGCGGGCTATGGGCTTGTGTCGCGGTTGGCGTCATATCACGTAGAAATTGCCGCGGTTATTGGTTATTGGTAGTCAttgtttgtaatttaaattttttcaactttaaactAACATAAAATGAAACTGAAACTTATCTTTTTTACAAATTGGTCTTGTTCGATGAACCCCTCAGCATTCTAACCTCGAAACTTTCCGCCGGGTGCGGCGTCTcggaaaaaaatcataataagaaTCTTTGGTTTATTTCCAGATGTATTGAATCCTGTTATTTACCTATATCCAAGTAGATTGGTGGTAATATGGAGGAAAAAGAGAGCATCCCCGAAAACTCTACAGAGACTGTCAGTCTTGATTCTGGTGACAAGGATTCTAGTGAAAAAGCTACATTAGAAAGCTCTGATAGCACTAAACACGCGGAAGACCCTCAAAGTTCCAAACTCAGTAACAGTGAGGCTAATGAACTTGGTGATGACGATACAACTAAATCTTCAAATGGCAATGGACAGTCAGAAAATGAACTTAGTGAAAAAGGTGACAGTGAACTGCAAAACCATGTTGAACATGAGAGTGACAGTGTAAGTGATAAAGTGCCCGGGGATGTGAAAGAAGAAATTAATAATGGTATGtctaatttcttaatttttttactttgctgtaTACATGTATACTTGCTAGTCCCTGAGAAATCTTCGGAATTCCCTCCACATGTCTTTAACTAAGTTAATACTAAGAGacaattgtttattttaatgtaataaaataaacagactAAATTACAAATCATTGTTACTTATAGCTTTATTTGTGCACACTATACATTTCTTTCTAAATTACATTAATAGTTTGTTGTATGGCTCTGATTAAAGCTTCGTCCATCTTGTTCCACTTTAGTTTGTCTTGAATGGTGCTCattctgtttttattaatacaagTTGTTGAAATTTCATCGAGTCATCTTTTCTTTGCCATTCTCTGTTTTTTTCCAGTAGTACAGTCACTAGTGTCATCTGTACACTgtattattactttaaaattgaagAATTAATCAGAGAATGGAGAAATAAATAAGTCCTAAATGTGTCACTAGTACCCATATTCATTCAGGGATATTCTCGGGTGAGCACTCTTtcccagcccggataatacccACCTGTTTTTGCATTacatgtaattaattatggcaattatgcgttactcTATGGGTGTATACATGAAAAACAGTTGGGTATTATGAAACTTTTGTCACCCTATTTTCTATCCGAACAGGACCCACTTAGACATCTGTCATAGCTTGTGCGGCgcaatgtgcaatagaatgtacacattaagttcaagggaattaggaatctatgacaatgtaacagagtaaaattttttgtttttctattaaaaaataaatatcagtgGACAATTCAtaccctcattgacctagtcccaaagtaagcttagcaaagcttgtgttatgggtactaagcaacggataaatataaatataattatatagataattttttcaaaatatttatatggtgggctTCATGAGGATAGtagaaaattaaacaaatttgaTTAATACTTTGACAATAGTTTAaattttcacttcaaaaaagTAATAATTCAGAGGAAATTCTACCGTTCtacattttgaaaacatttaTGCTGACTATTTCACTATTTgtgtgacatttttattttatttttattagtttcacCTTTTCAGCTAAATTGTCATATCCCCGAGCACTcgcatactttataaaggaccaattaccACTAAGAATAATGGccaaatgtactttataaagtactaaTTGTTTAGTGAATGAAGAATTTTGAGAATcatgaaataatatccaaaataacaaagctggtggaccatgtctaggtcttaagtactatatcgaaaatacaaactgacatatagatgcacagaaaaaccagaaaaataagaccagtgctgggaatccaacccaggtcctcggcaaaaaaaatttggaattgaaataaaaaatacaaaaagattccaaaaaaccaatcttaagtacTATGTCTCTTAAAAAAGGTTGAGGAGTCAGGACAATATAGTCAATAGTTGATTATTCTCTGGGATTGACATGCACCTTTCATTACTGATTTATATTCTCTATTAAAGCCTAAGGTTGGCTTACAGACTAAAACGATTGAAATGGGAAGACTTGAATATAATGCAAAATGGAATACTTGTTGAAGACTGCCCagttaaccttaacagtgaacagtgatcataaaattctatattgctcttgtgtctgacattttttaatgcgcaagttgtctccacgtggtttctggaattttactatcaagttgcaaaaactacaaccaccgtacaacgtccctctcaaagagagtttactttgacactggcgaaattgtcctattaattaggacagaaaagccatattttaaaagagaagaagatgtAATAGTATTGATGCATTAATTTAGCTCttcaaaacataatattttaaagtcATACCGCAAACAAATCAggtgataaaaattaaattctgcttatatttgtaattttttattaataagccTTACATTTCAACCAAATTTTTTGAATAGGCTTGTTATTTAAAGCCAATATTTTTATCTTGCTATAATGCTTGCTGAATAGAGCTAAGATATTATTATTgggtttaataaaaaatgtttatatttttttaattaacaaaataaacatgtttaatTAAAGTCTTAGGGGCTTTTCAATCCatttattagtgttaactggcgtttaggtgtgatgcctctctatttgttttacaaataaacatggttaacgctaatcaatggatggtgaaacagcccttagaCTGTCATTAGTTATTATGGTAAAGAAAAGTTATCGGTATTTAgttggtattttaaaatattttttacccatccCTAAGACTGTCAAGCTACCTAATTGCACCTCCGATAGTGGGTTCTACTATTAAAACCTTAAGTAAAGTTATTCAATTTCCTGAATAAGAATGATTGGACAACATGCTTTCAATTTGACCTTGACATTGGTTTGGTTTGGCTGTATTGTTTACATTGAGCATTGTTTATCAACAAAAGTTAATTTGATGCTGTTAACCTCTAGTACAAATAGTTTCATCATGAATATAGTCTTGCAAGAAATTTGATAACTTTTTGATAAAGgttgaactataaacaattactttgctaacCCGCAACCTTATCATAGCCATGTCTATTCagcaaatgtgtgttcatacagctcCTCCATGTGTACACTacaacacacaaattacacaaacccaattatcaccaccaccacattacactgacgtGTTTTGAACTCAagcagagttcatcctcagagcaacagaGAGAGTTGTGTCAcagctgattcaataaatgtttCACAAATTTTATTGACAACTAGGTTTATAACATTTGCAACAGAAATTACCTATCGTCTTTAGGTTAAGAGCTCAATTTATCTCTTATTTGTAGTGATAATGATAAGAAAAAGAATGAAACAATTTATTCCAGAAATAAAATCAGAAGATGCAGAAAGTGCACCAACCGAGGGTAATGCAGAATTACAAGGAAAAATTGAGAGTCCAGAGGAATCCAACAGTCAAGAATCAGCCAGTCACGAGTCAGTGAGCCTAGCGACTGATACAGCTGCTCTAGAAACCTCTAGCCAAGAATCAGCAGATATTGATAAACCTGCTGATACTGACTCAACAAATGTTGAAACAACTAAAAATGAAACTGAGGACACTGATGCATTGGAGTCAAGTCACAATGATACGGAGAAGATAAGTGATGTAGGAAAACCAGAATTTGAAACTGCACCTAATGTGCAGGAGGAACCCCAAGAAGATCATACACAGGTAATACATTTTTGTGGAGAATACTGATTAGAATAATAATGATGTAACTGTACTATTTTGGTTACTCTTTGTCTCATTCCCTAAAAGTTTCCTAATGTCATAAAAAAGTGTAAAGTGAATTGATAATATTTCTTTGTCACATTTTCATACTTAAACCTGTAAATTTGCCAAGTCAATACATGAAAATTCCATAATATGCTTCTACATTGTGACTAAGTCAGTGTTTCTTTTTTCTGAAATTTCCAGGCCTTGGATCCATTTGATGCTCTGCTCAAAGACAGGAGTAACTCCGCAGCTGAGACATCCACATCCAAAGAAGCAGGCACTGGTGCAAacttggatgatgatgatgatgaccacaaTGTAGATGGAGATGTGACACATGATGATGAAGAACATACAGGTATGTGATAAAGTATACTTGCAGAGTAAGACTTACTGTTGCttagtagaaaaataaaaataattatgtgaaCTCAGTTTTATTATGGGCTTGCAAAGAAGCTTCTAAACTTGTTTACAACCATATACGTCCTAAACGCCCtagcttttatttcaaactagtgTTTACTCGCGGTTTCGCACGTTTAAACCATTAGAACCAGCAGCGGTTGAATCAAAATCACTAAATTGTTATCGGAATTccgataaattaaatattaaataatattgtagatttcattaatatcaaatataaaaacacgtccgccaaatttcattgtcagccgaaagacgtccactactggacataaaCCTTGACCATAAAACACCTGTGCCACCTGCATCCATAGGGTCCAACATCCTTTACTAAGTAATCAGTTTATCCACTTTACatcctacatatttttttaaagatccccaTCCCGAAGATAGCAACACTGTGCCAGAGGAACCTGGCGCTGATGAAGAAGTGTGTCTCTTGCCTGACACCGAACGAGAGATTTCTGAGGCCGACAAAGCGGAGGCGGCGAAGGTTTTGGCCGAGAAACGGAAGCAGGCTGaaggtaattttgtaatttaacttgTCCTAAGCCTTTGGATACTGATTAACTGTTTTGCGGTATTTCTAACTAAAATCCTCCAAACTCGTgtcgcgattttttttttaatgatttctaTTTCAATTAATCGCTTTCAAACAACCTGTGTGGACATAGTTTTGAAAACTTTGATGACCTGGGATATTTAGTTAACCATCACAACACCATCATAATCATATTAGCAGTAagaagtccactgttgaacataggcttcccccatatacctccagtggCTTCAAGTTACTGTTACTGTTATCCATTGAATAGTTCTATCCTACCAGAATTTCTCTACTAGTTTCTGCTCAAATTGCAGCTCTATATGATTGGTAGAGTAAATTTTAATCCTCgacacatacaaacacatttgaacattacaagttaaataaaaggtaacaagtATGATGGGTTCCATATGTTTACGTGATGCAGAAGCAGAGACGGTTCCCAAAACGGAGCATGACGCGGATTCTGAGGAGGTGCGGGAGGACGCGGCACAGGACGACGTCGCCGCCGACGCGGATGAGGGCACGCCGCATGATCACGTTGCTGGTAAGTTTGTTGTTGTGGTATTGAATTATACAACTATGGCTTTGTAACTGTGCTGGCAGCCTTCACTGGGTGAGTAACTTCAGAAAATCCCGCAGTATACGTAAAGTTGAGCAAGGCTAAATGAACATCCCAATCCCAGCAAATAAATTGACTGTAAATTTCTAGTGTTCAACCAAACTTTTGGTCTCGGTTTAGTTCGGCTTCGGCGGAGTAACTATCGAAACTGAAACTGGGTTCATGAGCTTTCGTACGCCGTCATGGAGTGGCCACGCCACCCTCGTCAGCAAATTTTTCCCGGCTACAATGTTTACACATCAAATAAAATTGACTCGCTTTCTAACTAAAGTTTCGGTTTTGGCCAGAACTGTTGCACGAACCTAAATTCGATTCCAATTTCAGTTGCAAGTTAATTTACAAATATCTCGACGAAATAGTAAAGTTACATCTTATGTTTCAAATTTCACAGATAAAGAAAACGAAAATGAACACGACGAGACAGCTGAAATCGAAGAAAACCCGGTCCCAAACGATATCCAGCAGATTAGCCCTGTTGACGCGACCTGCGTTCAGTGTTCCAAGAGAAATCTTGCACCTACAGATACATGgacaaaaacaatgaaaaaaagtACGTGTGCACTGAGGACTGCGTCGTAGCACTGCGGGAGGAGCATCCTGGACAATACAATGTCACGTCCAAGAAGTACACCATCGAGGAAATCGTACCAAAGATGCTCACCTGCTCGGAATGCGAAGAATCCAAACTATGCTACTTCTATTACAACTACGATGGCGAAGATACACACTATTGCTCTCTCGCCTGCCTGAACAGCATGATGGCCGATGAACAAgacaaatatgtatacaaacgAAGACGCCAGATCGTCGAAGAAGTCACCCCCACAGTAGCCGAGTGTCTAGTCTGCAAAGAAACCAAAAAATGTGGTTATGCCTTCAAAAGGTACGGCGTACCAACCAACATATGCGACCAATCTTGTATCAAAGAACTAAACAGCAAAGAAAACGGACGATACAACATTAAAAGGAAAAGAGTTCCCAGAAAACAAAACTTACCCTCAAACCCTCCACTCCTCAAGTTAAAGGTCATAAGCAACGCGACTGACAAATATCTGGACGAAGCATACAAACTGCAGCCCAAAACGCCCGCCATGGTCCAAGCGGCTAGAGAGGAAAGAGATAGAACCTTCATCAGGAAGTGCTACCAATGCACTGTTCAACTGAACATGGACGACAAAAATCTAACCTGGGAGACCATGGATTTCTGCAACGAAGTTTGTTTAGGGCGATACCAAAACAAGATCGGTGCGCGCTGCGCTAACTGCAAAAACCTAGTCACGCATACGAGTTTAGGAAAATATTGTGTAAGATTCGGCTACGATATTCGCCAGTTCTGCAACTCTGGATGCTTGGAGGAGTTTAAGAAGGGTCTTAAGATATGCTGTTACTGTCAGAGGGATATATCGGTCGGCCACCAAGGATTCTTAGCTCCTGTGGGGGACAAGGGGCAATTCAAAGATTTCTGTACACAACAGTGCATGGAGAAATTCGATCAGATGAGCAAGAGTCCCATGCCACAGCCCGTTTGGGCGAAGTGCGCGGTTTGCTCGCTGGAAAAAGGGACAACGATAGAGGTGGAAGTGAGCGAAGACATCGTGCAGAGGTTGTGTTCTGATCCCTGTTTTGCTGCTTTTAAATTCGTCAACAACATATTCcctggtaagtaaatattttactaaatcatatttttttaaagaatatgatTGTACACTTTCCCCTCTTCTGACAATACATATTTGACAGACAATGATCACATTCGGCACGGGAAATACGGTTTACTTTTTTGATACCagattgtaattaaaataagaaagaaCATCACAAATCTTTGCATAAGTTTAGATGTAGTGGGCGTCGATGCATGTATGCTGTAACTGTACATGCGATCCTCATCCGACCGTAATACCGGTACTACTACTACTCAAACAGTATAGGTATTTTTGGTACCGGTTTCCAGCGTTCGTTGCTACAGATTAATGATGAATCCATTCGTAAGTCTACGCCATTCATTTACAAACCACTTACTTCCAGATCAATGCCGGTGGTGTAAGAAATACTTTGAACGCAAAGTCTCGAAATGCTTCACGATATACGAGACGTCGTCTCCCGACTGCTTCTGTTCCAAGTCGTGTATGAACGTCTACATCAGCAACTCGCGCCACATAGTGCCATGCAACTGGTGCAAAGTGAAGAAGTACAACTTTGACATGATAAGACGCGTGCAGAACTCCGGGCAGGTCGTTATGATGTGCTCGCTGAATTGTTTGAATCTCTATCAAGTGTCGATTAACGCTGTGTCGTCGAGGAGGTGAGAACTagagaaaaatattacaaactagctgttgcccgcgggcCATAGGCTGCGGGACAGGGGATGCGAATGCGATCCTCGCTCCGAGTCGTACTTGGTTCAACAGATagcgctggccatacagcggggcAATTCGAAGTTATGGGCACTTATGAGCCAGCTACGCCGCGGAGTGGTGGGatttagtttatagtttttttatatgttcTATAGTTTGTAGATTAAGTTTAATTTTGAGTAAtcctattgttttattttccttttcagaataaaatgcgACATGTGTAAACGGACGTCGCTAGCTCAATACCACTTGACTATGTCAGACGCGACAGTCAGAAATTTTTGCACGTACCAGTGCGTCATGGCATTCCaggtaacaaaacaaaactaaattattataatagtaggtGTTAGATGTgcgattttcctttttttgtgaGGTTTACCCATCAGGGATCATGTATTGGAGATTGTCAGTCCAATACGGTTCTTAGTATCTATGAATGtacagtgttagcagagccactCTCCTAAGCAATACATACGCAGTATGGAGTTATACCGCTTACATCAGgcttgtgaatattttgcaatctTGGAAATAATAAGGTAATAATTTTAAGGATTATTAATCTCTCACAGGGTCAATATTCCAAACACACGCCGGCCCTTATACCCGGCGAGGCGATCGACCAGCAAAAGGCCGTGCCCACAGGTGCCCCGCGGCGGACTTACACCACTGGCTCGACGCATAAAAACAATGGTAAAAACGGTAAGACATTTACATATCGGCTTTATTTTTATCAGCGTCTTCGCTCACCTAAATCGTTAGATCTAGCAGTTGTATGAAAAATTTTGGGTTTTTACTAAATCCCCATtgaaattctcaaaaattacatcgccGTATTCGTTTACGTTGCATGAAGAccatccgtgcaaaatttcatgtctctataTTTAGTGtttgtatgtcaaatttcatccacaACCATCCAGCCTTTTTTACATGAGTAGGATGACAAATCTTTCAAATTAAAGAGAcgaaaattaacatttaaaatcACACAAGTTCAAGAATTTCAGCTAGCTTTCAGTGCAACCCTGATTTGGAGAATTTCCATATCAGTATGTCGATTCTGCATGTTTCTTATTTATATTCCACAGCCGGTCCGAAGGCCCAACAACGCTCAGGGTTACCAGTCATCTCCAACGTGCAGTCCCTCGCCGCGCCGCCCCCACTCATGCCTTCAATGACGCGCGGGAAATCAAAACGCCTCCAAGCCGCAGCGGCAGCTGCGCCGCCGCCCGAACCGGAGCCCCCGCAAGCACCCAAGACACCCCCGCCCCCTCCCAAACCGCCAACTCCTCCGCCCCCGCCACCTCCCAAAATCTACAACCATGTCATAGTCAAAACTCTACCCCCCAGAGAAGTCGCGAACAAAGCCACCATGTCCAAACCTATGATGATCTCAAAAGGGGTATCTTGCCGTCCGCACCCTTGCACTAAAGAGTGCCAAACCGACCCTAGCTTAGAACGACGAGTATTAATACCTGTTCCGGTACCAATCTACGTGCCGGTTCCGTGCGCTATGTGGTCTTTACCCTTCCCTGTTCCCGTGCCCATTCCGATACCTATTCCGACGCCCGTCTTCATACCCACCACTCGAAACTCTGCTAAGGGCATCATGAAGGAGATAAATAAGATCCATGACAAGATGCCAACGGATCCGTTCGAAGCGGAGCTGCTGATGATGGCGGAGATGGTAGCTGGTGACAAGAAGAAAGACCAGAGCGATTCTGACAcggatgatgataatggtgaGTGGAAATGACTGATATACTTTGATATGACCACAGGAAAGTCCTGTGAGAGGTTTTCCGAAATGTATGCTCGAAATTGATAAATaaacgaagcaattcaatcgtTTTCAATGGGCGTGCTTGGGAATTACAGCTCAAGCTTTCTTGTGATAATAatctgtaattaaaaatatttcagttacagactaaaaaaatatcaaaaattaagaaagaacCTTTTCACTGTTTTACCGCGCATAACttgagaaattaacttcatttgaagTGAATgttatatctatttatttattatatgaaattatatactgtactagccgttacccacgactccgtccgcgtaggatccggttttcactatcccgcgggaactatgcaattttccgggaaaaaaagTATCCTGTcattccccgggacgcaaactatctgtataccgcatttcttctaaatcggttcagcggtttagacgtgatggagtgacaaacaaacaaacagacttacaaactttcgcatttataatattagtaggataccaGTAACACTAAAACACTGTGAATTTTAGACTACATGTAGGTAGATAAAATCAAAGAAACACAAGCagtaaataaagaaacaaaaacaaattgtcACACAAAACCTCAAACTTTCGTCACTTACCGACGCCCATTTGCACGCACGTTGGCATCAGGAACCGCATTCAGCCATTGCAGTGCGTGAACCAGCGGCGAGACACGGTCCGCGAGACTGGCCATGTAAACTTTGCTTTAAAAATTAATGTGTTTGAGTTAGAGAAATTAGGGGATCTCTTTAAAGATTCTGTTTCACTGGCCGATATACAGCGTGCGGTGTCTCCTCGAAGGCGTTATAAAGACTAGTGAAACTCATAAGTCGATAACTCGATCGACATACCAGCGTGCAGTGACTCTCTGCAGGTGGAAAATAGCAGTAATCAGTCAattatttgctcaaacatggtatGCACAGATAAATGTCAGGTTTATGGGACTATTACATGTTTTGTCGCAAAGACATGCAAATATATTGACTAGTAAAACCCGAATGCAGACCCTATCAACCAATGTAAACATTTCCCCGAATACGGGCCCtatcgaccaatgaaactgAGCCTGTAACCCTGGTAACTCTTCAGTCTCCTAACCCCTCCTGCGTGTTCCAGCGGACGAGGGCTTCAGCCCAGTGGCAGGCATAGATGGCAACAACGCGTTCGGCGAAGACATGCTGCAGATGGCGTTGAAAATGGCCACGGAGTATGAGGAGCAGCCTGTGGACTTGGAGTCTGCCATGACTGCTAACACTATCACGCCGAGCTCGCACCCCGGCATGCCTGGTAAGATGATCAAAgtttaaatatctttattcaattttgacTAACAGGCACTGAAGAATGTGAATTTATTTCAATGAATTTAGAGTACAAATACGCAAAATAAAGCGGATTTGTGCTATTCCCGACGATGTACATTTCGAGTTTCGTTTATCAAGGACGTTGGGTGATTAAACTCgcaagtacagttagcaaaaactTGTCAGTTTACGACTTCGGTTAAACGCTCATTCTGGCGCCAGTTCGTCCATCATTCTGATCAGAATGACGTCAGAATTATCGTGTAACCCTCTCAGACTGACGGGCTGATGGTCCAGACTGATGAAAATTTactgttttaataatatttgtcaatccgatgtgaatgacagaaaaccagaatAATGGTCTATGACATGgctgacactatttaccggcccggattaTACGAACTTGGAAATACTTCCTATATaggcccatagaaactcatgtcagtttgacatGAGTCTGTATGGGCGtttacacgaaatatcgggtcggtattttccgggccggtaaatagtgtcaccctatGACACCTCATTTCAGGCGTTTTTAACCTTAGTtctaacggcacacttttcgttcatcaaagtttccagtaaaaaatagccacgTGCGAGTCGTACTGGCGCGCAGAGtacctaaagggttccgtacagtatacctataatatatgtatatcataacggacagcggaggcttattaatagggtctcgttgactCCTTTTGTATGAATCGCGTACACTTCGCggcgatcgcggcacacctgaaaata
This window of the Choristoneura fumiferana chromosome 20, NRCan_CFum_1, whole genome shotgun sequence genome carries:
- the LOC141439419 gene encoding LOW QUALITY PROTEIN: zinc finger MYM-type protein 4-like (The sequence of the model RefSeq protein was modified relative to this genomic sequence to represent the inferred CDS: inserted 1 base in 1 codon), which codes for MEEKESIPENSTETVSLDSGDKDSSEKATLESSDSTKHAEDPQSSKLSNSEANELGDDDTTKSSNGNGQSENELSEKGDSELQNHVEHESDSVSDKVPGDVKEEINNEIKSEDAESAPTEGNAELQGKIESPEESNSQESASHESVSLATDTAALETSSQESADIDKPADTDSTNVETTKNETEDTDALESSHNDTEKISDVGKPEFETAPNVQEEPQEDHTQALDPFDALLKDRSNSAAETSTSKEAGTGANLDDDDDDHNVDGDVTHDDEEHTDPHPEDSNTVPEEPGADEEVCLLPDTEREISEADKAEAAKVLAEKRKQAEEAETVPKTEHDADSEEVREDAAQDDVAADADEGTPHDHVADKENENEHDETAEIEENPVPNDIQQISPVDATCVQCSKXKSCTYRYMDKNNEKKYVCTEDCVVALREEHPGQYNVTSKKYTIEEIVPKMLTCSECEESKLCYFYYNYDGEDTHYCSLACLNSMMADEQDKYVYKRRRQIVEEVTPTVAECLVCKETKKCGYAFKRYGVPTNICDQSCIKELNSKENGRYNIKRKRVPRKQNLPSNPPLLKLKVISNATDKYLDEAYKLQPKTPAMVQAAREERDRTFIRKCYQCTVQLNMDDKNLTWETMDFCNEVCLGRYQNKIGARCANCKNLVTHTSLGKYCVRFGYDIRQFCNSGCLEEFKKGLKICCYCQRDISVGHQGFLAPVGDKGQFKDFCTQQCMEKFDQMSKSPMPQPVWAKCAVCSLEKGTTIEVEVSEDIVQRLCSDPCFAAFKFVNNIFPDQCRWCKKYFERKVSKCFTIYETSSPDCFCSKSCMNVYISNSRHIVPCNWCKVKKYNFDMIRRVQNSGQVVMMCSLNCLNLYQVSINAVSSRRIKCDMCKRTSLAQYHLTMSDATVRNFCTYQCVMAFQGQYSKHTPALIPGEAIDQQKAVPTGAPRRTYTTGSTHKNNGKNAGPKAQQRSGLPVISNVQSLAAPPPLMPSMTRGKSKRLQAAAAAAPPPEPEPPQAPKTPPPPPKPPTPPPPPPPKIYNHVIVKTLPPREVANKATMSKPMMISKGVSCRPHPCTKECQTDPSLERRVLIPVPVPIYVPVPCAMWSLPFPVPVPIPIPIPTPVFIPTTRNSAKGIMKEINKIHDKMPTDPFEAELLMMAEMVAGDKKKDQSDSDTDDDNADEGFSPVAGIDGNNAFGEDMLQMALKMATEYEEQPVDLESAMTANTITPSSHPGMPGLEGEAMHHHHMMALEQQRAVAALRASAAPRKRAPPAAAARPPTRSSKRRRADPPPAQPEPPREPAEKPDANMCLKYTFGVNAWKQWVMTKNAEIEKSSIRRKPFKSEILQLTADELNFSLCLFVKEVRKPNGSEYAPDTIYYLVLGIQQYLFENGRIDNIFTDPYYEKFTDCLDEVAKKFSVLYNDSRKYTHINVGLTL